A region of Actinomycetota bacterium DNA encodes the following proteins:
- a CDS encoding amidohydrolase family protein, with the protein MEDLLVRAASAWIRPGETIHHAAITASAGSLTYVGPTAAAPDARDVVRVDGVLMPAIADRHVHIGLADPTAVLLGGVTAVRDLGWPADRIFGLTEASELVTYNGPLIRAAGPFLTAPGGYPTRESYAPPGYAHAVADADEAGRAVSVLLSQGAAAIKVSLNAVDGPTPGDAELAEICRVAADANIPVTVHAQGAGQVERALGAGVQELAHAPFSERLSEQIVGALAGRVRIVSTLDLIRIHHGNDAVRIALDNLARFREAGGSIVYGTDMGPPEWGLPPGIDVREALLLRETGMDHDDVLGAMVRSPLEVGAPADLIAMATHPGERLEALAELTLVVRAGRVILRRERPRV; encoded by the coding sequence ATGGAAGACCTCCTCGTTCGAGCTGCCTCGGCATGGATCCGGCCGGGAGAGACGATCCACCACGCCGCGATCACCGCGTCGGCGGGCTCGCTCACATACGTGGGCCCGACCGCCGCCGCACCCGACGCCCGAGATGTCGTCCGCGTCGACGGCGTGCTGATGCCGGCGATCGCAGACCGGCACGTCCACATCGGTCTCGCCGATCCCACCGCGGTCCTGCTCGGTGGGGTGACGGCGGTCCGCGACCTCGGGTGGCCCGCCGACCGGATCTTCGGACTGACCGAGGCATCCGAGCTCGTGACCTACAACGGACCGTTGATCCGTGCGGCGGGTCCGTTCCTGACCGCCCCCGGCGGCTATCCCACCCGTGAGTCGTACGCGCCACCGGGGTACGCGCACGCCGTGGCGGATGCCGACGAGGCCGGGCGAGCCGTCTCGGTGTTGCTGTCGCAGGGCGCCGCCGCGATCAAGGTCTCGCTCAACGCCGTCGACGGGCCCACTCCCGGTGACGCGGAGCTCGCCGAGATCTGCCGCGTCGCGGCGGACGCGAACATCCCCGTGACCGTTCACGCACAGGGCGCCGGGCAGGTGGAGCGTGCACTCGGAGCGGGGGTCCAGGAGCTCGCGCACGCGCCGTTCTCCGAGCGCCTGTCCGAACAGATCGTCGGAGCCCTCGCCGGGCGTGTTCGGATCGTCTCGACACTCGATCTGATCCGGATCCACCATGGGAACGACGCTGTGCGGATCGCACTCGACAATCTCGCACGGTTCCGAGAGGCGGGCGGTTCGATCGTCTACGGCACCGACATGGGCCCACCCGAGTGGGGTCTGCCCCCGGGGATCGATGTCCGGGAGGCACTGCTGCTGCGGGAAACGGGGATGGATCACGACGACGTCCTCGGGGCGATGGTTCGCAGTCCGCTCGAGGTCGGCGCTCCGGCGGACCTGATCGCGATGGCGACCCACCCGGGGGAGCGGCTCGAAGCACTCGCCGAACTCACGCTCGTCGTGCGCGCGGGCCGAGTGATCCTGCGCAGGGAACGACCTCGGGTCTAG
- a CDS encoding HD domain-containing phosphohydrolase codes for MGRTNLSRGRGTALGLMLLAAVMLAAGVGLAMQQRAAAASELDDTLVSAARHESQVLANQFDRARAIALLSADNPAFQRFYEMGGSRLRRISGGGRTMDDINSALIYLQRLYPDILTASFVDREGGENARADRLLRAPVTGLSRDQREAPFFIPAFSMETGDVYQSAPFVSPSTGQWVISFATPVPSIDGVTRGIVQYEMPVETFRIEAWAVVPDGIEIRVVEAPTSSVVIDAAVRQGSGATIVDGSDAGSGNDDLSGFALGDPTDERFDWLRSAGTRGLSDAAGVRVAYEPVIGGVGNENHWVVAAEPAEPLGLFAGVGPGTASLVAVGLVLLFAGARSYRAVNRELADAVTSDSLTGIGNRRKLMADLDEMVETGAPFALGMFDLDGFKHYNDTFGHPAGDALLIRLSAKLTEVMSDRGCAYRLGGDEFCILTERTGEDLDDLLGAAMLALSEQGDGFEIGCSHGIVRIPDDAADAEDALRQADKRMYAEKHGRRLTAETQSRDVLVRALLERHPQLGEHRDEVADLAEAIARRFGAEDYELARVRRAAELHDIGKVAIPEEILSKNGPLTDEEWRFMIRHSEIGERILDAAPALHQVAELIRHHHERWDGSGYPDGLAADSIPLGARIVAVCDAYHAMLSPDRAYGKPRTRKEALDELRRCAGSQFDPEVVEALCALLDDRRPASTTTAASA; via the coding sequence ATGGGGCGGACCAACCTCAGCCGCGGTCGCGGTACCGCGCTCGGCCTGATGCTGCTCGCCGCCGTGATGCTCGCGGCGGGGGTGGGCTTGGCCATGCAGCAGCGTGCCGCAGCCGCGAGCGAGCTCGACGACACGCTCGTCTCCGCCGCCCGGCACGAGTCGCAGGTGTTGGCGAACCAGTTCGACCGCGCGCGAGCGATCGCACTGCTGAGCGCCGACAACCCCGCGTTCCAACGCTTCTACGAGATGGGCGGTTCCCGTCTGCGTCGTATCTCCGGCGGTGGACGCACGATGGACGACATCAACAGCGCCCTGATCTACCTGCAGCGGTTGTATCCGGACATCCTGACCGCGAGCTTCGTCGACCGCGAAGGCGGTGAGAACGCGCGGGCCGATCGGCTGCTGCGCGCGCCGGTCACCGGACTCTCGCGGGACCAGCGCGAAGCTCCCTTCTTCATCCCGGCGTTCTCGATGGAGACCGGCGACGTGTATCAATCGGCACCCTTCGTGTCCCCGTCGACGGGGCAGTGGGTGATCTCGTTCGCGACGCCGGTGCCGAGCATCGACGGCGTGACACGAGGGATCGTGCAATACGAGATGCCGGTCGAGACGTTCCGGATCGAAGCCTGGGCGGTCGTTCCCGATGGGATAGAGATCCGGGTCGTGGAGGCGCCGACATCCTCGGTGGTGATCGACGCGGCTGTTCGTCAGGGATCGGGAGCGACGATCGTGGACGGATCGGACGCGGGCAGCGGCAACGACGACCTCTCGGGGTTCGCCCTCGGTGATCCGACCGACGAGCGCTTCGACTGGCTCCGTTCCGCCGGAACGCGAGGCCTGAGCGACGCCGCCGGTGTCCGTGTCGCCTACGAACCCGTGATCGGTGGAGTTGGGAACGAGAACCACTGGGTCGTGGCCGCCGAGCCCGCCGAGCCGCTGGGCCTGTTCGCCGGCGTCGGTCCGGGAACGGCGTCGCTGGTCGCGGTCGGCCTCGTGCTGTTGTTCGCGGGAGCGCGGTCGTACCGTGCGGTGAACCGGGAACTGGCCGACGCCGTCACCAGCGACAGCCTCACGGGGATCGGGAACCGTCGCAAGCTCATGGCCGACCTGGACGAGATGGTCGAAACGGGAGCGCCGTTCGCGCTCGGGATGTTCGACCTCGACGGCTTCAAGCACTACAACGACACGTTCGGTCACCCGGCGGGAGATGCCCTGCTGATCAGGCTCTCGGCCAAGCTCACCGAGGTGATGAGCGATCGCGGCTGTGCGTACCGGCTCGGGGGCGACGAGTTCTGCATCCTCACCGAACGGACCGGCGAGGATCTGGACGATCTGCTGGGCGCGGCCATGCTCGCCCTCTCCGAGCAAGGTGACGGATTCGAGATCGGCTGTTCCCACGGCATCGTCCGGATCCCCGACGATGCGGCCGACGCGGAGGATGCGCTGCGCCAGGCGGACAAGCGGATGTATGCGGAGAAGCACGGCCGCCGGCTCACCGCGGAAACCCAGAGTCGCGACGTGCTCGTGCGCGCGCTGCTCGAACGTCATCCGCAGCTGGGGGAGCACCGCGACGAGGTCGCAGACCTCGCGGAGGCGATCGCCCGCCGGTTCGGCGCCGAGGACTACGAGCTCGCTCGTGTGCGTCGTGCCGCGGAGCTGCACGACATCGGGAAGGTTGCGATCCCCGAGGAGATCCTGTCGAAGAACGGCCCCCTCACGGATGAGGAGTGGCGATTCATGATTCGGCACAGTGAGATCGGGGAGCGGATCCTGGACGCGGCTCCGGCGCTTCATCAGGTCGCCGAGCTGATCCGTCACCACCACGAGCGGTGGGACGGTAGCGGGTACCCGGACGGGCTCGCCGCCGACTCGATCCCACTCGGCGCCCGCATCGTGGCGGTGTGCGACGCCTACCACGCGATGCTGTCCCCGGATCGCGCGTACGGGAAGCCGCGCACGCGCAAGGAGGCTCTCGACGAGCTGCGTCGCTGTGCCGGAAGCCAGTTCGATCCAGAGGTCGTCGAGGCCCTGTGCGCGCTCCTGGATGACCGGCGCCCCGCCAGCACGACCACGGCCGCCTCGGCCTGA
- the uvrB gene encoding excinuclease ABC subunit UvrB has translation MPPFRIASEFRPSGDQPEAIDALVQGVAAGEDRLTLLGATGTGKTYTVAHVVERVQKPTLVIAPNKSLGAQLANEFREVFPDNAVEYFVSYYDYYQPEAYVPQTDTYIEKDSSINDEIDRLRHSATNALLTRRDVIIVASVSCIYGLGSPEEYEGQLLRVHKGVPIDRDFAIGRLVDIQYERNQVSLARGKFRVQGDTLEIHPAYDERAVRIEFWGDDIERITLFDPLTGEVVADLPEITVYPASHYVASEERMTRAITSIEDELRERLRTFDAQSKLLEAERLKMRTNYDLEMMREVGFCSGIENYSRHIDGRSEGEAPYTLLDYFPDDYLVVIDESHVTVPQIGAMYEGDRSRKDTLVDFGFRLPSARDNRPLTFDEFTGRVNQVVFLSATPGSYELRTSKRVVEQIVRPTGLVDPEVQIRPTRGQVDDLIEQIRARAESDQRVLVTTLTKKMAEDLTDYLLEMGIRVRYLHSEIDTLQRIEILRDLRLGEFDVLVGINLLREGLDLPEVSLVAILDADKEGFLRSETSLIQTIGRAARNVDGTVIMYADEVTDSMKRAISETQRRRQIQLAYNREHDIDPQTIRRKVSDILLGMQADVRSGKRAPIPERTGRRATAGTSELPRDELTRLIQSLEDEMHEAAKDLRFEYAARLRDEVNDLRKELKALQDAGVR, from the coding sequence GTGCCCCCCTTCCGCATCGCATCCGAGTTCCGGCCCTCCGGCGACCAGCCGGAGGCGATCGATGCCCTGGTCCAAGGCGTTGCGGCGGGCGAGGACCGGCTGACACTGCTCGGAGCCACGGGGACAGGCAAGACCTACACGGTCGCTCATGTCGTCGAGCGGGTCCAGAAGCCCACCCTGGTGATCGCGCCGAACAAGTCGCTGGGAGCGCAGCTCGCGAACGAGTTCCGCGAGGTGTTCCCCGACAACGCGGTCGAGTACTTCGTCAGCTATTACGACTATTACCAACCCGAGGCCTACGTTCCGCAGACCGACACCTACATCGAGAAGGACTCCTCGATCAACGACGAGATCGACCGCCTGCGGCATTCGGCGACGAACGCCCTGTTGACGCGCCGCGACGTCATCATCGTCGCGAGCGTGTCGTGCATCTACGGCCTCGGTTCCCCGGAGGAGTACGAGGGCCAGCTCCTCCGCGTCCACAAGGGCGTCCCGATCGACCGAGACTTCGCGATCGGGCGGCTCGTCGACATCCAGTACGAGCGCAATCAGGTCAGCCTGGCTCGCGGGAAGTTCCGCGTGCAGGGGGACACCTTGGAGATCCATCCTGCCTACGACGAGCGGGCCGTGCGGATCGAGTTCTGGGGTGACGACATCGAACGGATCACCCTGTTCGACCCACTCACGGGCGAAGTGGTCGCCGATCTGCCGGAGATCACCGTGTATCCCGCGTCGCACTACGTGGCGTCCGAGGAGCGGATGACCCGCGCGATCACCTCGATCGAGGACGAGCTGCGCGAGCGCCTCCGGACCTTCGACGCGCAGAGCAAGCTCCTCGAGGCCGAGCGGTTGAAGATGCGGACGAACTACGACCTGGAGATGATGCGCGAGGTCGGGTTCTGCAGTGGGATCGAGAACTACTCGCGCCACATCGACGGACGCTCCGAGGGCGAGGCCCCGTACACGCTCCTCGACTACTTCCCGGACGACTACCTCGTCGTGATCGATGAGTCGCACGTCACCGTCCCGCAGATCGGTGCGATGTACGAAGGGGATCGCAGTCGGAAGGACACCCTGGTCGACTTCGGGTTCCGGCTGCCGAGCGCCCGCGACAATCGACCACTGACCTTCGACGAGTTCACCGGGCGGGTCAACCAGGTGGTGTTCCTGTCGGCGACCCCGGGTTCCTACGAGCTGCGCACATCGAAGCGTGTGGTCGAGCAGATCGTCCGGCCGACCGGCCTGGTGGACCCGGAGGTCCAGATCCGCCCCACGCGCGGACAGGTGGACGACCTGATCGAACAGATCCGGGCGCGTGCCGAGAGCGATCAGCGGGTGCTCGTCACGACCCTGACGAAGAAGATGGCCGAGGATCTGACCGACTACCTGCTCGAGATGGGGATCCGCGTTCGGTACCTCCACTCGGAGATCGACACGTTGCAGCGGATCGAGATCCTGCGCGATCTGCGACTGGGGGAGTTCGACGTACTCGTCGGGATCAACCTGTTGCGCGAGGGACTCGACCTTCCCGAGGTGTCGCTCGTCGCGATCCTCGACGCCGACAAGGAGGGTTTCCTCCGGTCCGAGACCTCGTTGATCCAGACGATCGGGCGCGCGGCGCGCAACGTCGACGGCACGGTGATCATGTACGCGGACGAGGTCACCGACTCGATGAAGCGCGCGATCTCCGAGACGCAGCGCCGCCGCCAGATCCAGCTCGCCTACAACCGCGAGCACGACATCGATCCCCAGACGATCCGCAGGAAGGTCTCCGACATCCTCCTCGGGATGCAGGCGGATGTTCGCAGCGGGAAACGTGCCCCGATCCCCGAGCGGACCGGCCGGCGAGCGACGGCGGGAACGTCCGAGCTGCCGCGGGACGAGCTGACCCGCCTGATCCAGAGCCTGGAGGACGAGATGCACGAGGCCGCGAAGGATCTCCGGTTCGAGTACGCAGCCAGGCTCCGAGACGAGGTCAACGATCTGCGCAAGGAGCTGAAGGCGCTCCAGGACGCCGGCGTGCGCTGA
- a CDS encoding amino acid ABC transporter ATP-binding protein: MSSDRAGEVLRIQGLRKSFGELEVLRGIDLSIADHEVVCLIGASGSGKSTLLRCVNLLERIDAGRIVVEGEEITAPGVDVNRIRRHLGIVFQSFNLFPHMTVLRNVTLGPIEAAGLSRDEALDRARSLLDRIGLLDKQDEYPDRLSGGQQQRVAIVRALAMQPNVLLLDEITSALDPELIAEVLNLVRELAGQGMTMLIATHEMGFARDIANRVVFLDEGVILEEGPPEQIFNAPREERTKRFLQRIVEAGRL, encoded by the coding sequence ATGAGCTCCGACCGCGCCGGAGAGGTTCTCCGGATCCAGGGACTCCGCAAGTCGTTCGGAGAGCTCGAGGTGCTGCGGGGGATCGACCTGTCGATCGCCGACCACGAGGTCGTGTGCCTGATCGGTGCCTCCGGATCCGGCAAGTCGACGTTGCTGCGATGCGTGAACCTGCTCGAGCGGATCGACGCGGGCCGGATCGTCGTCGAGGGGGAGGAGATCACCGCGCCGGGGGTCGATGTGAACCGGATCCGGCGCCACCTCGGCATCGTGTTCCAGTCGTTCAACCTGTTCCCGCACATGACCGTGCTGCGCAACGTGACGCTCGGGCCGATCGAGGCGGCCGGACTGTCGAGGGACGAGGCACTGGACCGTGCGCGCTCGCTGCTCGACCGGATCGGTCTGCTCGACAAGCAGGACGAGTACCCGGACCGGCTCTCGGGCGGTCAACAGCAGCGCGTCGCGATCGTCCGCGCGTTGGCGATGCAGCCCAACGTGCTGCTGCTCGACGAGATCACGAGCGCCCTGGATCCCGAGCTGATCGCGGAGGTGCTCAACCTCGTCCGTGAGCTCGCGGGACAGGGGATGACGATGCTGATCGCCACCCACGAGATGGGCTTCGCTCGCGACATCGCGAACCGGGTCGTGTTCCTCGACGAGGGCGTGATCCTGGAGGAGGGGCCTCCCGAGCAGATCTTCAACGCCCCGCGGGAGGAGCGCACGAAACGCTTCCTCCAACGGATCGTCGAGGCCGGACGCCTCTGA
- a CDS encoding amino acid ABC transporter permease yields MSLAGPPEGAGSIDPGLPPPRRPRLRDGLRAEGGRGALIATVSTVVFLAVVAVLVLNSPGWDRVRQAFFDGTDFAASLPDVLSGFWVNVQMFMIAEVLVLAFALLLAVIRAIPGPVFFPLRALSTIYTDVFRGIPTLLVILLLGFGMPALDLQGVPDSEMFWGIVALVIVYSAYVAEVYRAGIESIHPSQRAAARSLGLSQWKALRFVVVPQAVRRVIPPLLNDFVAIQKETALVAILGVREAVREAQIYSTSTFTFTSYVVAALLFLLVTIPLARFTDYLLDRERRRRQASSG; encoded by the coding sequence GTGAGCCTCGCCGGCCCCCCCGAGGGAGCAGGGTCGATCGACCCGGGCTTGCCACCACCACGCCGGCCCCGCCTGCGCGACGGGCTCCGCGCCGAGGGTGGCCGTGGCGCCCTCATCGCGACGGTCTCGACCGTCGTGTTCCTCGCGGTCGTGGCGGTCCTCGTTCTCAATTCACCCGGCTGGGACCGCGTCCGGCAGGCGTTCTTCGACGGGACCGACTTCGCCGCTTCTCTGCCCGACGTGCTCAGCGGGTTCTGGGTCAACGTCCAGATGTTCATGATCGCTGAAGTGCTCGTGCTCGCGTTCGCGTTGCTGCTCGCCGTGATCCGCGCGATCCCGGGACCGGTGTTCTTCCCGTTGCGCGCGTTATCCACGATCTACACGGACGTCTTCCGTGGGATCCCGACCCTGCTCGTGATCCTGCTGCTCGGGTTCGGCATGCCCGCACTCGACCTGCAAGGCGTCCCCGACTCGGAGATGTTCTGGGGCATCGTCGCGCTCGTGATCGTGTACTCGGCATACGTCGCGGAGGTCTACCGGGCGGGCATCGAGTCGATCCACCCGAGCCAGCGAGCCGCCGCGCGTTCTCTGGGACTCAGCCAGTGGAAGGCCCTGCGGTTCGTCGTCGTGCCGCAGGCGGTACGCCGGGTGATCCCGCCCCTGCTCAACGACTTCGTCGCGATCCAGAAGGAGACGGCGCTCGTCGCCATCCTGGGCGTGCGGGAAGCGGTGCGTGAGGCACAGATCTATTCGACGTCGACCTTCACGTTCACGAGCTACGTCGTTGCGGCGCTCCTCTTCCTGCTGGTCACGATCCCGCTCGCGCGCTTCACCGACTACCTCCTCGATCGAGAACGCCGGCGCCGCCAGGCGAGCTCCGGATGA
- a CDS encoding ABC transporter substrate-binding protein, with product MRKLLAVLAVSALVFAACAEDDDGAEDQPTAGATTAASCEKDSLNLFEDGQLTIAASNPVFPPWFQGSVAGSDWKDPSPESGEGFESALAYALADELGFTEDEVVWVEEGFNKTYAPGPKDYDFSIQEISITPKRAEAVTFSDGYYNANQALIALDDGPLQDAETLEELQSAKLGAQIGTTGLTFIEEVIVPDDEAAVFDDTSAAKQALENGQIDGIVVDLPTAFFITAVEIPKAEVVGQFESTPDVVEEEQFGLTFEKDNPLVECVNQALTSLRDSGELQAIQDEWLSETVDVPVLG from the coding sequence ATGAGGAAGCTGCTGGCCGTCCTGGCCGTGAGCGCGTTGGTGTTCGCCGCGTGTGCGGAGGATGACGACGGAGCCGAAGACCAGCCGACCGCCGGTGCGACGACGGCCGCCTCGTGCGAGAAGGACTCCCTCAACCTCTTCGAGGACGGCCAGCTCACGATCGCGGCCTCGAACCCCGTGTTCCCGCCCTGGTTCCAGGGCAGCGTCGCCGGCAGCGACTGGAAGGACCCCTCTCCCGAGAGCGGTGAGGGCTTCGAGAGCGCCCTCGCGTACGCGCTCGCCGACGAGCTCGGCTTCACCGAGGACGAGGTCGTCTGGGTCGAGGAAGGCTTCAACAAGACCTACGCGCCCGGCCCGAAGGACTACGACTTCTCGATCCAGGAGATCTCGATCACCCCGAAGCGTGCCGAGGCCGTGACCTTCAGCGATGGGTACTACAACGCGAACCAGGCGTTGATCGCTCTGGACGACGGGCCACTGCAGGACGCCGAGACCCTCGAGGAACTCCAGAGCGCCAAGCTCGGCGCGCAGATCGGGACGACCGGCCTGACGTTCATCGAGGAAGTCATCGTGCCGGACGATGAGGCCGCAGTCTTCGACGACACGAGCGCCGCGAAGCAGGCATTGGAGAACGGTCAGATCGATGGGATCGTCGTGGACCTGCCGACCGCGTTCTTCATCACCGCCGTCGAGATCCCGAAGGCCGAGGTCGTCGGTCAGTTCGAGAGCACGCCCGACGTCGTGGAGGAGGAGCAGTTCGGCCTCACCTTCGAGAAGGACAACCCGCTCGTCGAGTGCGTGAACCAGGCCCTTACGTCGCTACGCGACTCGGGAGAGCTGCAGGCGATCCAGGACGAGTGGCTGTCGGAGACGGTGGACGTCCCCGTCCTGGGGTAA
- a CDS encoding ABC transporter permease, translating to MTGARFALRQAVYTNKAFWRNPASAFFTFAFPLMFLVIFTTLFGNSEVRVGGEMISTSTFYIPSMATFSVISACYTNIAISATFARDEGILKRTRGTPMPGWSYLLGRILHAVLVALILVGIVAAFGSLVYDAQLPGGGDLLRFAASLLVGSAAFAALGLAITCIVPNADAAPAIINASILPLLFVSDVFIPLQDPPAWIDWVGKAFPVRPFAAAMQAAFLGTPFSWTDLLVVAAWGIGGVVIASLFFRWEPNR from the coding sequence GTGACCGGAGCGCGTTTCGCCCTCCGGCAGGCCGTGTACACGAACAAGGCCTTCTGGCGGAACCCGGCATCGGCGTTCTTCACCTTCGCGTTCCCCCTGATGTTCCTGGTGATCTTCACGACGCTGTTCGGGAACAGCGAGGTGCGGGTGGGCGGGGAGATGATCTCGACCTCCACGTTCTACATCCCGAGCATGGCGACGTTCTCGGTGATCTCGGCCTGCTACACGAATATCGCGATCAGCGCCACGTTCGCCCGGGACGAAGGGATCTTGAAACGGACGCGCGGCACACCGATGCCCGGCTGGTCCTATCTCCTGGGTCGGATCCTGCACGCGGTCCTCGTGGCGCTGATCCTGGTGGGGATCGTCGCGGCCTTCGGCAGCCTCGTCTACGACGCGCAGCTCCCGGGCGGTGGGGACCTCCTGCGGTTCGCTGCCTCGTTGCTGGTCGGGTCCGCCGCGTTCGCCGCCCTGGGGCTGGCGATCACCTGCATCGTTCCGAACGCGGACGCTGCGCCGGCGATCATCAACGCGTCGATCCTTCCATTGCTGTTCGTCTCCGACGTGTTCATCCCGCTCCAGGATCCTCCCGCCTGGATCGACTGGGTCGGTAAGGCCTTCCCGGTACGTCCCTTCGCGGCCGCGATGCAGGCGGCGTTCCTGGGAACCCCCTTCTCCTGGACCGATCTGCTGGTCGTCGCGGCCTGGGGGATCGGAGGGGTCGTGATCGCCTCCCTATTCTTCCGCTGGGAGCCGAACCGCTGA
- a CDS encoding ABC transporter ATP-binding protein, which translates to MSRSADAAAGPTIVVRDLRKTYGELDAVGGISFEVARGEVFALLGPNGAGKTTTTEILEGFRPRTAGEIEVLGRDPGRADAELKSRIGIVLQSTGVDAFLTVRETVEFYRGLYPAPRDGDEVIRLVGLTEKRDVKVTKLSGGQKRRLDVAIALAGDPELLFLDEPTTGFDPSARRNAWEIVKSLAELGKTVFLTTHFMDEAQYLADRVAIIARGSIVAEGTPDTLGGRDTAKTHIRFRLPAGIAAAGLPQIGQRTAPDGAFLAEVEDPVGPLHQLTGWASEHRVRFEVLEVSRPSLEDVYLAITGGDEVTES; encoded by the coding sequence ATGAGCCGAAGCGCCGACGCCGCCGCAGGTCCGACGATCGTCGTCCGAGATCTGCGCAAGACCTACGGGGAGCTCGACGCGGTCGGAGGGATCTCGTTCGAGGTCGCGCGGGGGGAGGTCTTCGCCCTGCTCGGGCCGAACGGAGCGGGCAAGACCACCACGACGGAGATCCTCGAGGGGTTCCGTCCGCGGACCGCCGGTGAGATCGAGGTGCTCGGCCGCGACCCCGGACGAGCGGATGCGGAGCTCAAGTCTCGGATCGGGATCGTGCTGCAATCCACCGGTGTCGACGCCTTCCTCACCGTGCGCGAGACGGTGGAGTTCTACCGTGGCTTGTACCCCGCGCCACGCGATGGCGACGAAGTGATCCGCCTCGTGGGTCTCACCGAGAAGCGCGATGTGAAGGTGACGAAACTGTCCGGCGGGCAGAAGCGACGGCTCGACGTCGCGATCGCTCTCGCCGGCGATCCAGAGCTGCTGTTCCTGGACGAGCCGACGACGGGCTTCGATCCGAGCGCGCGCCGCAACGCGTGGGAGATCGTGAAGAGCCTCGCCGAGCTGGGTAAGACCGTGTTCCTCACGACCCACTTCATGGACGAGGCGCAGTACCTCGCCGACCGTGTCGCGATCATCGCCCGAGGCTCGATCGTGGCCGAAGGCACGCCCGACACGCTGGGAGGCCGCGACACGGCGAAGACCCACATCCGGTTCCGGCTCCCGGCGGGGATCGCGGCCGCGGGACTCCCGCAGATCGGACAGCGGACCGCACCCGACGGTGCCTTCCTCGCCGAGGTCGAGGATCCCGTCGGTCCGCTCCATCAACTGACCGGGTGGGCGAGCGAGCATCGGGTTCGGTTCGAGGTGCTCGAGGTGTCGCGACCCAGTCTCGAGGACGTGTACCTGGCGATCACCGGCGGGGACGAGGTGACGGAGTCGTGA
- a CDS encoding D-2-hydroxyacid dehydrogenase, whose product MSEAGEGSHRTILVAGVTEDDPAPGLETVAERVRLVPAAEADDVASLIAEADAVFAWRAEAALLEGAWPNARRVRWIQSASTGVDALLFPALVESDVEVTNTRGVFDEGMAEYTLGLLLAFAKDLIGTIDHQREGIWAYRHSELLAGTRLLVVGAGSIGSAVGRLGRACGMRVEGIARTPREADPVFERIGGRDELLERLGEADWVVDVLPGASNTDRLFDARAFAAMRRSARFINIGRGTTVDENALVEALDAGRIAGAALDVFADEPLPDGSPLWAMRNVIVSPHMSGDVVGWERAVVGVFLDNLDRWLSDEPLHNVVDKRLGYAPRAALPRPDDAGSVGRR is encoded by the coding sequence GTGAGCGAGGCCGGCGAGGGGTCCCACCGGACGATCCTGGTGGCCGGGGTCACCGAGGACGACCCGGCACCCGGTCTCGAGACGGTCGCCGAGCGGGTTCGGCTCGTACCCGCTGCCGAGGCGGATGACGTCGCCTCCCTGATCGCCGAGGCCGACGCCGTGTTCGCTTGGCGCGCTGAAGCGGCCTTGCTCGAGGGCGCGTGGCCGAACGCCCGACGCGTGCGGTGGATCCAGTCGGCATCGACCGGTGTGGACGCGCTGCTGTTCCCCGCACTGGTCGAGAGCGACGTCGAGGTGACGAACACGCGAGGGGTCTTCGACGAGGGGATGGCCGAGTACACGCTCGGGCTGCTGCTCGCGTTCGCCAAGGACCTGATCGGCACGATCGACCATCAGCGCGAGGGGATCTGGGCGTACCGCCACTCGGAGCTGCTCGCCGGTACGCGGCTCCTCGTCGTGGGTGCCGGTTCGATCGGTTCCGCGGTGGGGAGACTCGGTCGTGCCTGTGGGATGCGTGTCGAGGGCATCGCACGAACCCCGCGCGAGGCCGACCCGGTGTTCGAGCGGATCGGGGGTCGGGACGAGTTGCTCGAACGGCTCGGCGAGGCCGACTGGGTCGTCGACGTGCTGCCCGGGGCGTCGAACACCGATCGGCTGTTCGACGCTCGAGCGTTCGCGGCGATGCGTCGCAGCGCGCGGTTCATCAACATCGGAAGGGGAACGACCGTCGACGAGAACGCGCTCGTGGAGGCCCTCGACGCCGGTCGGATCGCGGGGGCCGCGCTCGACGTGTTCGCGGATGAGCCGCTTCCCGACGGCAGCCCGCTGTGGGCGATGCGCAACGTGATCGTCTCGCCGCACATGTCGGGCGACGTCGTGGGCTGGGAGCGAGCCGTGGTCGGCGTCTTCCTCGACAACCTCGACCGTTGGCTCTCGGACGAACCCCTGCACAACGTCGTCGACAAGCGCCTCGGCTACGCCCCACGCGCCGCGTTGCCTCGCCCGGACGACGCCGGTAGCGTCGGGCGGCGATGA